A stretch of DNA from Pseudonocardia hierapolitana:
CGCCCGCGGCTACGACGAGAAGCGCGGCGCGCAGGTGATCGCGGAGGCCGACCGGCTGCTCGACGAGTTCTTCCCGCTGACCCAGGGCAGCCACGCCGACGCCACCGCCTACCGGGTGGAGAACGGGCGGCTCGTCGTCGCGACCGGCACCGGGGAGACCGGCCTCGCCGACCCCGCGCAGTTCGCAGGCCACCGCAGCGGCTCCGACGGCGGCGGCGGCTCCGCGGGGGCCGTCGCGGCGATCCTGCTGCGCCACCACAACCTGCACGTCGAGCTCACGATCGACCCCGAGCACCAGGTGGGGCGCCAGCACCACGCAGATGTGGCGGACGTCGCCGTCGAGGCCGCCGTCACCACGATCGTCGACCTCGAGGACTCCGTCGCCACCGTCGACGGCGAGGACAAGGCGCTCGCCTACCGCACCTGGCTCGGCCTGATGACCGGCGAGCTCGTCTCGACGTTCGAGAAGGGCGGCGAGACGATCGAGCGGCGGGTGAACGGCGACCGCCACTACACCGCTCCCGACGGTTCCCCGCTCACCCTCCCCGGGCGGTCGCTGCTGCTGGTGCGCAACTGCGGCCACCACATGTTCACCGACGCCGTGCGCGTCGCGCCGCGGAGCGCAGGCGGAGCGGACATCGATGCTGCGCAGCCGGTCGCGGAGGGCGTGCTCGACGCGCTCGTGTCCGCGGTCGCGGCCCTGCACGACCTGCGCGGGCTCGGCCGCTACTCCAACTCCCGCGCGGGCAGCGTCTACATCGTCAAGCCCAAGCAGCACGGCCCCGACGAGGTGGCGCTCACCGTCGAGCTCTTCGCCGCCGTCGAGGAGGCGCTCGGGCTCGAGCCCCGCACGCTGAAGATCGGGATCATGGACGAGGAGAAGCGCACCTCGCTCACGCTCGACGCGTGCATCGCCGCCGCTCAGGACCGCGTGATCTTCGTCAACACCGGCTTCCTCGACCGAACCGGCGACGAGATCCACTCCGACTTCCTCGCAGGTCCGGTCGTGCGTAAGAACGACATGAAGTCCACGGCGTGGCTGCTGGGCTACGAGGACCGCAACGTGGACGTGGCGCTGCGCGCCGGGTTCGTCGGGCAGGCGCAGATCGGCAAGGGCATGTTCGCCAAGCCGGCCGCGATGGCCGAGCTGCTCGCCACCAAGGGCGCCCACCCCGGGGCGGGCGCCAACACCGCGTGGGTGCCCTCGCCCACCGCCGCCACCCTGCACGCGCTGCACTACCTGCGCATCGACGTGGCCGCCCGTCAGCGCGAGCTCGCGGGCCGCGAGACCCACCGCCGGCAGCTGCTGGAGGTGCCGCTGCTCACGGGCGAGCTCACCGACGAGGAGAAGCGGCACGAGCTGGAGACCAACGCCCAGTCGATCCTCGGCTACGTGGTGCGCTGGGTGGGCCTTGGCATCGGCTGCTCCACCGTGCCCGACCTCGAGGGTGTCGGCCTGATGGAGGACCGCGCCACCCTGCGGATCTCCAGCCAGCTCATCGCGAACTGGCTGCACCACGGACTCGTCGACGAGCAGACGGTGCGCGAGACGTTCGCGCGGATGGCCGCGCTCGTCGACGAGCAGAACGCCCGCGAGCCCGGCTACGCCCCGATGGCGAAGGACCTCGACGCGAGCCCGTCGTTCCAGGCGGCGCTGGAGCTGGTCTTCACCGGCCGGACGGAACCGAACGGCTACACGGAGCGGGTGCTGACGACGTGGCGACGCAAGGCCAAGGCACAGGCATCGTCAGTGGCCCAGGCATCGACAGCGTGACCGACGAGCGGCACGCTCCTCGGAACCGATCCGACGCCATGCTTGTCTGATGACTGCGCGCGCCGCGAAGCACGCGGGCCGTCATCAGTGGCACGACAGCGCCGCTCGTCGCAGCCGCGCACCGCGGCACTGGCTGCGGGCGGCGGCCGCGCTGTTCGCCATCGGGTACGGGGCCAACCAGTTCAGCTCGTTGATGGTGATGTACCGGGAGCAGGCGCACTACTCGGCCGTCACGGTCGCGGCGTTCTTCGGCGTCTACGCCGCCGGGCTCGCGCCGGGTCTGTTGCTGGGTGGCCCGGCGTCCGACCGCTGGGGGCGGCGCAGGCTGCTGCTGCCGGCGCTCGTGGTGTCCGCGCCGGCCAGTGGCGTGCTCGCGCTCGGTGGCGTCGCGGCGGTGTCCGAGGTGGCGCTCTACACCGGCCGGTTCCTGTTCGGGGTGGTCACCGGGATCGCGATGGCCGTCGGCACGACGTGGGCGAAGGAGCTGTCGCAGGCGCCGTGGGACCCGGGCGCGGACGCCGGGGCGGGCGCGCGCCGGGCCGCGCTCGGGCTGTCGGCCGGGTTCGGCATCGGGCCGCTGGTGGCGGGGGTGCTCGCGCAGTGGGCGCCGGCGCCGATGGAGCTGCCGTACCTGGTGCACATCGCGTTGACGGTGGCCGTCGTGGCCGCTGTCGCGGGGCTGCCGGAGACGCGGCCCGCGGGCGCATCCCGGTCCGGCCTGCGGGTGCACCTGCCGCGGCGGTTCCGCCGGGTCGTCGCGCCGATGGCGCCGTGGGTGTTCGGTGCGCCGGCCCTGTCGTTCGCCGTGCAGCCCGCGGCGCTGGGCCCGCGCCTGGCCGGCTTCGGGCTCGTCTACGCCACGCTGCTCACCACCGTGACGCTCGGCGCAGGCATCGCCGTGCAGTCGTGGGCCCGGCGGACGTCCCCGGTGACCGGGTCCCGGCTCGGCCTCGCCGCGCTGGTCGCCGGCCTCCTCGTCGCCGCGGCCGCGGCCGCGATCGGTTCAGCGGTGCTCGCGGTGGCGGCAGCGGTCGTGCTCGGGGCGAGCTACGGGCTCTGCCTCGTCGCCGGCCTGATCGAGGTGCAGCGCATGGCGGAGCCGGGCCGGCTGGGCGGGCTCACCGCCGTCTTCTACGCGCTCACCTACGTCGGTTTCGCGCTGCCCGTCCTGCTGGCCGCGCTCACGGGCGTGGCCGGGTACCCGGTCCTGCTGGTCGGGGTGGCGCTGCTCGCGGCGACCAGCCTCGCCCTCGTCGCGAGGGGTGGCGCGGGGCCGGCCCGTGACCTCGACGCGTCCGCATGCTCGTCGGACGGGAGCACCGGCGAGTGATCCGTACGCTCGGATCGTGCTCGAGCTGCGCCCCACGCCCTTCGACCACCCCGACGCAGTGCGCCTGATCGCCGAGATCCAGCAGGTCTACGTCGAGCGCTACGGCGGCGAGGACGCCACGCTCGTCGACCCGCGCGAGTTCGACGCGCCGGGCGGTCTCTTCCTCGTCGGGTACGCGGGCGGCGAGCCGGTGGCGTGCGGCGGGTGGCGGGCGCGGCACGCGGGCGGAGCGCTGCGCGACGGCGACGCCGAGATCAAGCGCATGTACGTGGCCCCTGCGCACCGCGGGAGGGGGTACGCCCGCGCGGTGCTCGCGGAGCTGGAGCGCACCGCCGCCGCGGCCGGGCTGCGGCGCATCGTGCTGGAGACCGGCACCGAGCAGCCCGAGGCGATCGCCCTGTACACCAGCGCGGGCTACGTGCCGATGCCCCCGTTCGGCTCCTACACCGGCTCGCCCATGAGCCGCTACTTCAGCAAGCCCGCGTCCCCCATGGCCGTCAGCCGCCGGACACCTGGGTCCAGCCGTCCGTGAGCTCGCGCTGCACGGTCGCCAGGTCGATCTGGTCGGCCAGGTAGCGCTGCAGGGCCGGGGTGGCGATCTGGTCCTCCCACTGCGGGTAGCCGGTCACCGACCGGAACGGGGCGGGCGTGAGGTACTGCGCGCCCGCGAGGGTGGCCTCCCACCCGTCCCGGCCGCCGGTGGCCGTGTGCAGGGCGTCGCGGGCGGGCCCGGACGCGGGGACCAGCCACTCGCCCTGCGCCAGCGACGCGAGGTTCTCCGCCCGCATCACGAACTCGATGAAGTCCGCGGCCTGCTCGACGTGCGGGCTGTCGGCGGGCACGGAGAGGGTCTGCGGGTTCGCCGCCTGGTTCGGTGAGGTGCCGGCGAGCGCGGGCAGCACGCGCCACGCGAAGCCGGGCGGCGCGGACTCGGCGAGCTGCTGTGCCACGTAGCTGCCGGCGACGACCATCGCGTAGCGGCCCGCGAGGAGACCGGTGATCACGTCGGAGCCGCTCTGCGTGAGCGAGGCCGGGTCCAGCGAGCGGTCGACGTAGGCCATGTCGTGGATCCGGCGGGGCACCTCCAGCTCGGCGTCCCCGACCCGCACGGCCGCCGCACGGCCGCTGCCGGTGAAGAACGTGCCGCCGAAGCCCAGTCCCAGGCTCATCACGGTGGCCGCCGGCTGCTGCAGGCCCCAGCCCAGCCCGGGACGGTCCGCGGTGGTGGTCCGCCGGGCCGCGTCGGCGAGCTCGTCCCACGTCCACGTGGGGCTCGTCGGGATGGCCACGCCTGCCTGCTCGAGCAAGGTGGTGTTCGCGAACACGACGTACGACTGCAGCAGCGTCGGCGCCGCGACCACCGTCCCGTCCACCGTGACGGCATCCCAGACACCCTGCGGCACGCTCGCCCTCGTCTCCTCCGACAGGTGCGGACCGAGGTCGGCGAGGTGGCCCTGCCGGGCGAAGCCGGTGACGTCGGTCGACTCGGCGTGGATGACGTCCGGGGCCGTGCCGCCCTGGAACTGCGTGGCGAGCTGGTCGCGCACCGAGTCCCAGGTGCCCTCGGCGAGCTGCACCTGCACGTCGGGGTGCGCGGCGTTCCACGCGGCGACGATGCGCTCGGTCGCGGCCACGCCCGCCTCATGGGACGCCAGGCTCAGGAACCGCAGCGTGACCGGGCCGACGGCCTCGTCCTCATCGGGTCCCACCGGCGCGGTGGCGCAGCCGGCGAGCAGGACCGCCGCCGCCGTCACTCCCAACCTGCGCAGCATCGGGTGCTCCCATTCCCTCGACGGCGCAGCAGCCGCCACATGATCACCGGCGGCATCGCACGGCACGCGGGCGCGAGGGCGCCGACACCGTTGTCGGACGCCGTCGAGACGGTGGCACGGCGCGCGTACGGAGGCAAGTCGTTCCTCCGCGCAGCCGGATACCACGGACGTGGCGGCGCTTCGGGTGGCGGGATCGCGCAGAGCGGCGAATCATCCGCAGAGCGTGATGGCCGGAGTGAGAGAGGGGGCCGGTGGTGGGACCTGGATCTGTGGTGCTCGCGCAGACGGACCTGCGGCTGGACACGACGTGGATCGACTACGTGTTCGTCGTCTTCTACTTCGTGCTGGTGCTCGGCATCGGGGTGCTCGCCCGCCGCTCCATCGCGTCCAGCCTGGACTTCCTGCTGTCGGGGCGGTCGTTGCCGGCGTGGGTCACGGGCCTGGCGTTCATCTCGGCGAACCTCGGCGCGATCGAGCTGATCGGGATGATGGCCAACGGCGCCCAGTACGGCGTGCCGACCGTGCACTACTACTGGATCGGCGCCATCCCGGCGATGGTGTTCCTCGGCATCGTGATGATGCCGTTCTACTACGGCAGCAGGGCCCGCAGCGTTCCGGAGTTCCTGCTGATGCGGTTCAACGCGACGACGCAGCGGGTCAACGGCATCACGTTCGCGCTGGCGGCCGTGCTCATCGCCGGGGTGAACCTGTACGCGCTCGGCCTGATCCTCGAGGCGTTGCTGGGTTGGTCGCTTGCGCTCGCGGTTCCCGTGGCCGCACTCGTCGTGCTGAGCTACACCTTCCTCGGCGGGCTGAACGCGGCGATCTACAACGAGGTCCTCCAGTTCTTCGTCATCCTGGCCCTCCTGATCCCGCTCACGGTCGCCGGGCTGGCCCGCGTCGGCGGGTGGGACGGTCTGCGTGAGCAGGTGGTCGCGCTCCCACCGGGCCCCGAGCAGCTGTCGGCCTGGCCGGGTACGACGCTCACCGAGATCGCCAGCCCGTTCCTGTCGGTCCTCGGCATCGTCTTCGGGCTCGGGTTCGTGCTCTCGTTCGGTTACTGGACGACGAACTTCGCGGAGGTGCAGCGCGCGCTCTCGGCCCGGAACATGTCGGCGGCTCGCCGCACCCCGATCATCGCCGCGTTCCCCAAGGCGCTGATCCCGCTGGTCATCATCATCCCCGGGATGATCGCCGGCGTGCTGGTCCCGCAGCTGACCACACTCAAGGAAGGCGGCCAGACCGACGTCACCTACAACAACGCGCTGTCGCTGTTGATGAACGAGGTGCTGCCCAACGGGATCCTCGGGGTGGCGCTGGCCGGGCTGCTGGCCTCGTTCATGGCGGGCATGGCGGCCAACGTCAGCTCGCTCAACACGGTGTTCACCTACGACCTGTGGCAGGACTGGATCCGGCCGGGCCGGCCGGACGAGTACTACCTGCGGGTGGGGCGCACGGTCACGGTGGTCGGTTGCCTGCTGGCGATCGGCACGGCGTTCATCGCGGGCAGCTTCGAGAACCTGATGGACTACATCCAGGCGTTGTTCAGCTTCTTCAACGCCCCGCTGTTCGCGATCTTCATCCTGGGGCTGTTCTGGAAGCGGATGACCGGGACGGCGGGCTGGACCGGGCTGATCTCGGGCACGGTCGCCGCGGTGCTCGTCGACGCGCTGGTGCGCGTCGGGACGATCCCGGTGTCCTCGCAGGCCGGGTCGTTCATCGGGGCGAGCGCGGCGTTCGTGGTCGGCATCGCGGTCGCCGCGATCGTCACGCGGTTCACCACGCCCAAACCCGACTCCGAGCTCGTCGGACTGGTGTGGGCGCTGACTCCGCGGGAGAGCCGCGGAAAGGTGCGCGTCGCGCCGTCCGCGGCGGGGGAGGCAGCCGCGAGCGCGGCCGCGGGGCCTCGCCTCGCGGCGATCGAGGAGGTGCCTGCCACGATGCACGACGAAGAGGGCGCGTGGTGGCAGTCGCCTGTGGTGATGGGCGCGATCGTCCTCGCGCTCACGCTCGTCCTGTACCTGATCTTCGCGTGAGCCGAGAGGGGATCGTCGTGACCGAACCCGAGGAAACCCACCACCACGCCATCTCGGAGAGCGCAGCCTCGCAGCTGTTCGACCTGCGCACCGTCATCGCCGTGCTGTTCGGCGTCTACGGGATCATCCTGACGGTGATGGGCCTGTTCTTCGAGGACGAGGCCCAGCTCGCCAAGGCGGGCGGGATCGACATCAACCTGTGGTCGGGCCTCGCGATGATCGTGGTCGCGATCCTGTTCGTGCTGTGGGTGCGGTTGCGCCCGCTGCTCCCGCCGGGGGAGCGCAGGTAGCGCCCCGCCCCGGCGGGGTGGGCGTCAGTCGCGCGGTGTCGGGTAGCGCGGGTTGAACACGTCCAGGGTCCACGCGTCGAGTGCGCGCAGGGCCCGCCGGACGGCGCCGGTGAAGCGCATGGTCATGCCGTCCTCCTCGGAGGTCTCGGTTGCGGTTTGCACCAAGTACATCGCCTTCGGCTTCTGGATCGTTCCAGGAACCGGCTGTGAGGCTGCGCACGGGGGTCCTCGGTGACCCGGGTCCGGCCGCGGCCGCTGCGTCCGGGCGACCGGGTGGCGGTCGTGCACCCGGCCGGGCCGCCCCCGCCGCACCTGCTCACCGCGGGGCTCGACCTGCTGCGCTCGTGGGACCTGCGCGTCGATCCGGTGGAGGCGGGCCGGCATCCCCGGCTGCCCTACCTCGCCGCCGATGACGCCGCTCGGGCGGCGCAGCTGCAGACCGCATGGTGCGACCCGGATGTGGCGGCCGTGCTCTGCGGGCGCGGCGGTTACGGCGCGCTGCGGGTCCTCGACCTGCTGGACTGGGACGCGCTGACCGCCGCGCCGCCCCGGCTGTTCGCCGGGGCCAGCGACATCACGGCGCTGCACGCCGTGCTCGGCCCGCGGTGCGGCGTCGTGACGCTGTTCGGTGCCATGGTCGCCACCGACGCCGTGCACGACCCGCAGGCGATGCAGTACCTGCGCCGGGCGCTGTTCGACCCTCCGGCGGTGCTGCGCGGCGCGCCGGAGGCGTGGACGCTGGTCCCCGGGCGCGCGACCGGCACCACCGCGGGGGGCACGCTCAGCCTGGTGGTCTCCACGGTCGGCGTCGACGCCGTGCCGCCCCCGCCGGACGGGGCGATCGTGCTGCTGGAGGACGTGACCGAGGCGCCGTACCGGATCGACCACTTCCTCACCCACCTGCTGCGAGCGGGCTGGTTCGACGAGGCCGCGGGGATCGTGCTCGGGTCGTGGCAGGACTGCGGGCCGCCGGAGGCGGTGCTGGACGTGCTCGTGGACCGGCTGGTCCCGCTGGGCGTGCCGATGGTGGCCGACTTCGGGTTCGGGCACTGCCGAGGCCAGCTCACGGTGCCGCTCGGGGCCGAGGTCGAGCTGGACGCCGACGCGGCCACACTCACCGTGGTCTAGTGCCCCCGTGGGGGGCACTGGAGACCGGGCTCGCGGGGAGGGCCGAGAGCAGCAGCTTCGTGTACTCGTGCTCGGGGGAGAGCAGCACCTGCTCTCGTCGTGACGCCGCTGGTCCAGGGCACCAGTGGCCCGTCGCTCGCGCCCGGGTTGTTCCTGCTCGGCGCCACGCTGACCCGGTACGGCGTGATCGCTCGGATCGAGGAGTCCACGCTGGTGCCGCGCGGGCTGGGCCTGGCCTGCGCAGCGGCGGGGGTGCCTGTCCTCATGGCACGGTCCGGCGGGGCGGACATCAACATCGCCCTGCCCGGACTGCTGTTCGCGGGCGTGTACGCGTGCATCCTCCTGGTCCTGCTCAGGACGCCGCTCCGGCCGGTGTTGCAGGCGCTCTTCACACCGCTGGGACGGATGACGCTGACCAACTACCTGACCGCCACGGTCCTCGTCCTGGTCATCGCCCGCGTCATCGGCGGATCGTCCGACACGTTGTCGGCCACCACCGTTGTGCTGATCGCCTGCCCCGTCCTCGCCGTCCAGTGGCTGTGGTCGGCGCTCTGGCTGCGCCACTTCCGCCATGGCCCTCTCGAGTGGCTCTGGCGGTGGGCCACCTGGGCCCGCCGTCCACCCCTCAGGCGAGGCGCGAGGGGCTGACTCAGGGCCCGGGTGGCGGCTAGCCTGGCTGATCATGCAGGTGATCGATCCGGCTCACGGGGTGGCAGAGCTGTGCTCCGCGCTCGTGGCCATCGACACCACGAACCAGGCCCGAGGCGACGCGGTGGGCGAGCGGGAGGCGGCCGAGCTCGTCGCCCGGGTGCTCGCCGACGAGGCCGGGCTCGATCCGGTGCTGCTCGAATCGGCCCCGCGGCGCACGAGCGTGGTGGCGCGCGTGGCCGGTCGCGATCCCGGGCTCGGCGCGCTGCTGGTGCACGGACACCTCGACGTCGTGCCCGCCGACCCGGCCGGTTGGACGGTGCCGCCATTCTCCGGGGCCGTCCAGGACGGGTACGTGTGGGGCCGCGGCGCGGTGGACATGAAGGACGCCTGCGCGAGCGTGCTGGCGGTGCTGCGGTCGTGGCGGGCCCGCGGGGTGCGTCCGCGGCGGGACGTGGTGGTCGCGTTCGTCGCCGACGAGGAGACCGGGGGCGCCTACGGGGCCGAGTGGCTGGTGCGCGAGCACCGGGCGCTGTTCGACGGGTGCGCGGCCGCCATCGGTGAGGGTGGCGGGTTCCCGCACCCGGCGGGCGGGGTGCGGTTCTACCCGGTCGGCACCGCCGAGCGCGGCACCCTGCACCTGCGGCTCACCGCGACGGGCCGGGGCGGGCACGGCTCGCGGCCGAACCCGGACAACGCCGTCGTCGCGCTGGTCGAAGCGCTGGCCCGGGTGGCCGCGCACCGGTTCCCGGTGCGGCTCACGCCGACCGTCCGCGAGTACCTGGTGCGCACGGCGGAGGCGTTGGGCGTGCCCGCTGAGCTGGACTCCGAGGCGGGCGTGGACGCGACGATCGCGCGCGTGGGCCACGCCGGCCGGCTGGCGGCCGGGGTGGTGCGCCACACGATGACGCCCACCGTGCTGGCCGCTGGCGGCGCCGTGAACGTGATCCCGCCCGTGGCCGAGGCGATGGTGGACACCCGGGTGCTGCCCGGCGGGCTGGACGAGGTGAACGCGGCGTTGCGCGAGCTGCTCGGCCCGCGGGTGCGGCACGAGGTGGTCGTGCAGGCCGATCCGGTGCAGGCGCCGTTCGACTCGCCGTGGTTCGCGGCGATGGCCGACGCGCTGCAGGCGGGGGACCCGCACGCCGTGGTCGTGCCGTACTGCCTCGGCGGTGGCACCGACGCGAAGGCGTTCTCGGCGCTCGGGATCCCGTGCTACGGCTTCGCGCCGCTGGGGCCTGCCCCGGACGGGGACGGCTACGACCACCGGGCGATGGCGCACGCCGTGGACGAGCGCGTGCCGATCAGCGGTCTGGAGTTCGGCGCGCGGGTGCTCGATCGCTTCCTGCTGCAGGTCTGACGCATCTGTGAGACGACCCACGGGCCGGCGGAGCGGTGTGGACCGGGGTGATCGGTAGGGTGGTCCTCGGCGGTCCCGGCCCGGTTTGTCCGCTTCGACGGCGTGCACCGGATATTTTCGCGGGGCTGGGGACGACGATCGGGCCGTTCCGGGTACCTCCTGCGCGAGGGCACGCCTGGCCCGTCCGCTGAACGGAGCTGGCGCAGCGAACAGAGATCGCTGCGCGGAGCTCGGGCAGCGAACCGACGACGCTGTGCGGAACTTGCGCAGCGAACCGACGACGCCGAGCGGGTCTCGGTGTGGCCGACCGGGAGGAGACCGCGTGCTCGCACTCGTGGCCGCGCACCTCGTGGTCGCAGGCCTGCTGCCGCTGGTGTCGGCGCGCAGCACCCGGGCGGCGTTCGGCGTGGCGGCCGTGCTGCCCGCGGCCACGCTGCTGTGGGCGCTTGCGAACGCGGGTGCGGCTCTCGGCGGCGGCCTCGACGAGACCACGGCCTGGTCGCCCGCGCTCGGCCTGGAGCTGTCGTTCCGGCTCGACGCGCTCGGGCTCGCGATGATCGTGCTGGTCTCGGGGATCGGCGCGGTGATCCTCGCCTACTGCACCGGATACTTCGGTGCCGGTTCCCCGGACGCCACCCGCTCTGCGGCGCTGTTGCTGGCGTTCGCGGGCGCGATGCTCGGCCTCGTACTCGCCGACGACCTGCTCACGCTCTACGTGTTCTGGGAGCTCACGTCGATCGCGTCGTTCCTGCTGGTCGGGCAGGGTGGCGAGCGGCGCGAGGAGCGCAGGGCGGCGGTGCAGGCGCTGCTCGTCACGGTCTTCGGCGGCCTGGCGATGCTGCTCGGTTTCGTGCTGCTGGGCGAGGCGGCGGGCACGTACCGGATCTCGGAGATCCTCGCCGACCCGCCCCGCGGCGGGCTGGTCACCGCGGCGCTGCTGCTGATCCTGCTCGGGGCGTTCACGAAGTCGGCGCAGCTGCCGTTCCACCCGTGGCTGCCCGCCGCGATGGTGGCGCCCACGCCGGTGAGCGCGTACCTGCACGCGGCGTCGATGGTGAAGGCGGGCGTCTACCTCGTGGCACGGCTCTCGCCCGCGTTCTCCGACCTCGCCGTCTGGACGGTGCCGGTGCTGGTCGCCGGGGTGGGCACCATGCTCGTCGGCGGCTGGCGCGCGCTCTCGGCCACCGACCTCAAGCGGCTGCTCGCGTTCGGCACGGTGAGCCAGCTCGGGTTCCTGATGGTGCTGTTCGGCGCGGGTGGGCGGGTGGCCGCGATGGCCGGCATCGCGATGCTGCTCGCGCACGGCATGTTCAAGGCCACCCTGTTCCTCACCGTCGGCGCGGTCGACCACGCCACGGGCACGCGCGACGTGCGGGAGCTGTCCGGCGTCGGCCGCGCCCTGCCCGGCCTGGCGGTCGCCGCGGTGCTCGCGGCCGCATCGATGGCGGGGCTGCCACCGCTGATCGGGTTCGTCGGCAAGGAGGCGGCCTTCGAGGCGTTCCTGCACGGCACGGTCGAGAACTGGGCCGTCGCGGCCGGGCTGTTGCTCGGCTCGGTGCTCACGGTGGCCTACAGCGCGCGGTTCCTGTGGGGCGCGTTCGCCCGGAAGCCCG
This window harbors:
- a CDS encoding malate synthase G, whose protein sequence is MSAPLQIDPALRAFVADELLTGLDLDPERFWSTLADLHERFDGRIKQLLRRRDELQAKLDAWHAEHGGGDPASYEAFLTEIGYLVPPASPKVQVDRVDPEIAEIAGSQLVVPATVPRYALNAANARWGSLYDALYGTDALPLDHELARGYDEKRGAQVIAEADRLLDEFFPLTQGSHADATAYRVENGRLVVATGTGETGLADPAQFAGHRSGSDGGGGSAGAVAAILLRHHNLHVELTIDPEHQVGRQHHADVADVAVEAAVTTIVDLEDSVATVDGEDKALAYRTWLGLMTGELVSTFEKGGETIERRVNGDRHYTAPDGSPLTLPGRSLLLVRNCGHHMFTDAVRVAPRSAGGADIDAAQPVAEGVLDALVSAVAALHDLRGLGRYSNSRAGSVYIVKPKQHGPDEVALTVELFAAVEEALGLEPRTLKIGIMDEEKRTSLTLDACIAAAQDRVIFVNTGFLDRTGDEIHSDFLAGPVVRKNDMKSTAWLLGYEDRNVDVALRAGFVGQAQIGKGMFAKPAAMAELLATKGAHPGAGANTAWVPSPTAATLHALHYLRIDVAARQRELAGRETHRRQLLEVPLLTGELTDEEKRHELETNAQSILGYVVRWVGLGIGCSTVPDLEGVGLMEDRATLRISSQLIANWLHHGLVDEQTVRETFARMAALVDEQNAREPGYAPMAKDLDASPSFQAALELVFTGRTEPNGYTERVLTTWRRKAKAQASSVAQASTA
- a CDS encoding MFS transporter, which gives rise to MTARAAKHAGRHQWHDSAARRSRAPRHWLRAAAALFAIGYGANQFSSLMVMYREQAHYSAVTVAAFFGVYAAGLAPGLLLGGPASDRWGRRRLLLPALVVSAPASGVLALGGVAAVSEVALYTGRFLFGVVTGIAMAVGTTWAKELSQAPWDPGADAGAGARRAALGLSAGFGIGPLVAGVLAQWAPAPMELPYLVHIALTVAVVAAVAGLPETRPAGASRSGLRVHLPRRFRRVVAPMAPWVFGAPALSFAVQPAALGPRLAGFGLVYATLLTTVTLGAGIAVQSWARRTSPVTGSRLGLAALVAGLLVAAAAAAIGSAVLAVAAAVVLGASYGLCLVAGLIEVQRMAEPGRLGGLTAVFYALTYVGFALPVLLAALTGVAGYPVLLVGVALLAATSLALVARGGAGPARDLDASACSSDGSTGE
- a CDS encoding GNAT family N-acetyltransferase, coding for MLELRPTPFDHPDAVRLIAEIQQVYVERYGGEDATLVDPREFDAPGGLFLVGYAGGEPVACGGWRARHAGGALRDGDAEIKRMYVAPAHRGRGYARAVLAELERTAAAAGLRRIVLETGTEQPEAIALYTSAGYVPMPPFGSYTGSPMSRYFSKPASPMAVSRRTPGSSRP
- a CDS encoding ABC transporter substrate-binding protein, translated to MLRRLGVTAAAVLLAGCATAPVGPDEDEAVGPVTLRFLSLASHEAGVAATERIVAAWNAAHPDVQVQLAEGTWDSVRDQLATQFQGGTAPDVIHAESTDVTGFARQGHLADLGPHLSEETRASVPQGVWDAVTVDGTVVAAPTLLQSYVVFANTTLLEQAGVAIPTSPTWTWDELADAARRTTTADRPGLGWGLQQPAATVMSLGLGFGGTFFTGSGRAAAVRVGDAELEVPRRIHDMAYVDRSLDPASLTQSGSDVITGLLAGRYAMVVAGSYVAQQLAESAPPGFAWRVLPALAGTSPNQAANPQTLSVPADSPHVEQAADFIEFVMRAENLASLAQGEWLVPASGPARDALHTATGGRDGWEATLAGAQYLTPAPFRSVTGYPQWEDQIATPALQRYLADQIDLATVQRELTDGWTQVSGG
- a CDS encoding sodium:solute symporter family protein, producing MLAQTDLRLDTTWIDYVFVVFYFVLVLGIGVLARRSIASSLDFLLSGRSLPAWVTGLAFISANLGAIELIGMMANGAQYGVPTVHYYWIGAIPAMVFLGIVMMPFYYGSRARSVPEFLLMRFNATTQRVNGITFALAAVLIAGVNLYALGLILEALLGWSLALAVPVAALVVLSYTFLGGLNAAIYNEVLQFFVILALLIPLTVAGLARVGGWDGLREQVVALPPGPEQLSAWPGTTLTEIASPFLSVLGIVFGLGFVLSFGYWTTNFAEVQRALSARNMSAARRTPIIAAFPKALIPLVIIIPGMIAGVLVPQLTTLKEGGQTDVTYNNALSLLMNEVLPNGILGVALAGLLASFMAGMAANVSSLNTVFTYDLWQDWIRPGRPDEYYLRVGRTVTVVGCLLAIGTAFIAGSFENLMDYIQALFSFFNAPLFAIFILGLFWKRMTGTAGWTGLISGTVAAVLVDALVRVGTIPVSSQAGSFIGASAAFVVGIAVAAIVTRFTTPKPDSELVGLVWALTPRESRGKVRVAPSAAGEAAASAAAGPRLAAIEEVPATMHDEEGAWWQSPVVMGAIVLALTLVLYLIFA
- a CDS encoding S66 peptidase family protein: MTRVRPRPLRPGDRVAVVHPAGPPPPHLLTAGLDLLRSWDLRVDPVEAGRHPRLPYLAADDAARAAQLQTAWCDPDVAAVLCGRGGYGALRVLDLLDWDALTAAPPRLFAGASDITALHAVLGPRCGVVTLFGAMVATDAVHDPQAMQYLRRALFDPPAVLRGAPEAWTLVPGRATGTTAGGTLSLVVSTVGVDAVPPPPDGAIVLLEDVTEAPYRIDHFLTHLLRAGWFDEAAGIVLGSWQDCGPPEAVLDVLVDRLVPLGVPMVADFGFGHCRGQLTVPLGAEVELDADAATLTVV
- a CDS encoding DUF418 domain-containing protein — translated: MTPLVQGTSGPSLAPGLFLLGATLTRYGVIARIEESTLVPRGLGLACAAAGVPVLMARSGGADINIALPGLLFAGVYACILLVLLRTPLRPVLQALFTPLGRMTLTNYLTATVLVLVIARVIGGSSDTLSATTVVLIACPVLAVQWLWSALWLRHFRHGPLEWLWRWATWARRPPLRRGARG
- a CDS encoding M20/M25/M40 family metallo-hydrolase; this encodes MQVIDPAHGVAELCSALVAIDTTNQARGDAVGEREAAELVARVLADEAGLDPVLLESAPRRTSVVARVAGRDPGLGALLVHGHLDVVPADPAGWTVPPFSGAVQDGYVWGRGAVDMKDACASVLAVLRSWRARGVRPRRDVVVAFVADEETGGAYGAEWLVREHRALFDGCAAAIGEGGGFPHPAGGVRFYPVGTAERGTLHLRLTATGRGGHGSRPNPDNAVVALVEALARVAAHRFPVRLTPTVREYLVRTAEALGVPAELDSEAGVDATIARVGHAGRLAAGVVRHTMTPTVLAAGGAVNVIPPVAEAMVDTRVLPGGLDEVNAALRELLGPRVRHEVVVQADPVQAPFDSPWFAAMADALQAGDPHAVVVPYCLGGGTDAKAFSALGIPCYGFAPLGPAPDGDGYDHRAMAHAVDERVPISGLEFGARVLDRFLLQV